One window of the uncultured Fibrobacter sp. genome contains the following:
- a CDS encoding FISUMP domain-containing protein, translating into MTNLFSKQSPWSCAAAAGVFALLFTACGDEVTEVTEVNQVVGMQVLEAGDALPKCTADNEGAMVYSVDSAAAYYCVNRNWTSMKGKDGKDGADGKNGKDGKNGTNGKDGAKGDPGVKGDSGATGNNGLSAYEIAKADGYTGTEEEWITSLKGDPGAKGDTGVAGTSCSAEEDSVGVKITCTDGKSFTLSNGADGSDGKNCEIARDTNGVITLTCGEDTTMLYKAMCGTKPYDPAKQLCDFRDMQLYRVVTIGEQTWMAENLNYKTENSYCYGETASDPKTENCTKYGRLYTWAAAIDSVKLYKDKALDCGYGKTCSLPDTVYGICPPGWHLPDSTEWSKLFTAVGEISEAGTKLKSQTGWNDYNGTSGNGTDAYGFSAFPAGIRNGIGFYKEGLCAYFWSAAEKKDSYNAYHMGLDYNYETAYLNRINEDFALSVRCLKD; encoded by the coding sequence ATGACGAATTTATTCTCTAAACAGTCTCCCTGGAGCTGCGCAGCAGCGGCAGGGGTCTTTGCACTTCTGTTTACCGCCTGTGGCGATGAGGTTACCGAAGTGACCGAGGTTAACCAGGTAGTCGGGATGCAGGTGCTGGAGGCGGGCGACGCCTTGCCCAAGTGCACCGCAGACAACGAGGGTGCGATGGTGTATTCCGTGGATTCTGCTGCAGCATACTACTGTGTTAACAGAAATTGGACCTCGATGAAGGGTAAAGACGGAAAAGACGGCGCCGATGGAAAGAATGGAAAAGATGGGAAGAATGGTACAAATGGGAAAGACGGTGCCAAGGGTGACCCGGGCGTAAAAGGTGATTCTGGTGCAACGGGTAATAATGGCCTTTCTGCTTATGAAATCGCCAAAGCCGACGGCTATACGGGAACTGAAGAAGAATGGATTACTTCGCTAAAAGGTGACCCAGGAGCCAAGGGCGACACGGGCGTGGCGGGTACCAGTTGCTCCGCCGAAGAAGATTCTGTCGGAGTAAAGATTACTTGTACCGACGGCAAGTCGTTTACGCTGAGCAATGGAGCTGATGGTAGTGATGGCAAGAATTGCGAAATTGCGCGTGATACGAATGGAGTTATCACCCTGACGTGTGGCGAAGATACAACGATGCTTTATAAAGCGATGTGCGGAACCAAACCTTACGATCCTGCAAAACAACTCTGTGACTTCCGAGACATGCAACTCTACAGGGTAGTGACCATCGGCGAACAGACCTGGATGGCGGAGAACCTGAACTATAAAACAGAAAATAGCTACTGTTACGGGGAGACCGCAAGCGATCCCAAGACAGAAAACTGCACCAAGTACGGTCGTCTCTACACTTGGGCTGCTGCGATTGATTCAGTCAAGCTTTATAAGGATAAGGCCCTAGACTGCGGTTATGGTAAGACTTGTTCTCTGCCTGATACGGTGTACGGTATTTGTCCGCCGGGATGGCACTTGCCTGATTCCACGGAATGGAGCAAGCTGTTTACCGCAGTGGGCGAAATAAGCGAGGCTGGCACGAAGCTCAAGTCGCAGACTGGCTGGAATGATTACAATGGTACAAGTGGCAACGGTACGGACGCCTACGGTTTCTCTGCGTTCCCTGCTGGTATCAGAAACGGCATTGGCTTCTATAAAGAGGGTCTCTGCGCTTACTTCTGGAGTGCCGCTGAGAAGAAAGATAGCTACAACGCCTACCACATGGGTCTGGACTACAACTATGAGACTGCGTACTTGAACCGCATCAATGAGGACTTCGCACTCTCGGTTCGTTGCCTCAAGGATTAA
- a CDS encoding FISUMP domain-containing protein, translated as MSNLFSEQSPWRNRSVAIGSILFTASMFAACGDEVTKVSEVTQVVGMQVVEGGEALPKCTADNEGAMVYSVDSAAAYTCFGGAWTSNKGKDGKDGADGKNGKDGKNGANGATGAAGSAGTDGDDGSYCTAKALKNGNGYKIVCGGDSVGVVLNGQDGAKGDSGVKGDSGATGNNGLSAYEIAKAGGYEGSEEEWIASLKGDTGAKGDSGVAGSGCSVKEDSVGIEITCSGKSFTLNHGADGKDGKSLADRWMVDHRDNQLYKVVTIGDQTWMAENLNYKTENSWCGGGNGENEGDCTKYGRLYTWAAAVGKSEDECGYAKICRLSGKVRGVCPEGWHLPDTTEWNKLFTAVGGNSTAGKKLKSLTGWVDNGNGTDAYGFSALPAGVKYYNGDFSGAGDIANFWSATEYGSVGGDKMGLGYSSERADLNVRGKNDAFSVRCLKD; from the coding sequence ATGTCGAATTTATTCTCAGAACAGTCTCCCTGGCGCAATCGGAGCGTTGCGATAGGGTCCATTTTGTTTACCGCGTCAATGTTTGCCGCCTGTGGCGACGAAGTCACCAAAGTGTCCGAGGTTACCCAGGTAGTCGGGATGCAGGTGGTGGAAGGAGGCGAAGCCTTGCCCAAGTGCACCGCAGACAACGAGGGGGCGATGGTGTATTCCGTGGATTCTGCGGCTGCTTACACTTGTTTCGGCGGGGCCTGGACCTCGAACAAGGGCAAGGACGGAAAAGATGGCGCCGATGGAAAGAATGGAAAAGATGGGAAGAATGGTGCAAATGGAGCGACTGGCGCAGCCGGTTCGGCTGGGACTGATGGCGATGACGGTTCCTATTGCACGGCGAAGGCCCTGAAAAACGGCAACGGCTACAAGATTGTATGCGGTGGCGATTCCGTCGGCGTTGTGCTGAATGGGCAGGACGGTGCCAAGGGTGACTCGGGTGTAAAAGGTGATTCCGGTGCGACGGGCAATAACGGCCTTTCCGCTTATGAAATCGCCAAAGCTGGCGGCTACGAGGGATCCGAAGAAGAATGGATTGCTTCGCTGAAAGGAGACACGGGTGCCAAGGGCGACTCGGGCGTGGCTGGTTCCGGTTGCTCAGTCAAAGAAGACTCTGTCGGAATAGAGATTACTTGTTCCGGCAAGTCGTTCACGCTGAACCACGGAGCCGATGGCAAGGATGGAAAAAGTTTAGCGGATCGCTGGATGGTGGATCACCGCGACAACCAACTCTACAAGGTAGTGACCATCGGCGATCAGACCTGGATGGCGGAGAACCTGAACTATAAAACTGAAAATAGCTGGTGTGGTGGCGGAAACGGTGAGAACGAAGGTGATTGCACCAAGTACGGTCGTCTCTACACTTGGGCTGCTGCAGTTGGCAAGTCCGAAGATGAATGCGGTTACGCCAAAATTTGTAGGCTTTCCGGCAAGGTGCGTGGCGTGTGTCCTGAAGGATGGCACTTGCCCGATACCACGGAATGGAACAAGCTGTTTACCGCAGTGGGCGGGAATAGCACTGCAGGCAAGAAGCTCAAGTCGCTGACTGGCTGGGTTGATAATGGCAACGGTACGGACGCCTACGGTTTCTCTGCGCTCCCTGCTGGCGTAAAGTACTACAATGGCGACTTCAGCGGTGCTGGCGACATCGCTAACTTCTGGAGTGCCACTGAGTACGGTAGCGTCGGCGGCGACAAGATGGGTCTGGGCTACAGCAGTGAGCGTGCGGACTTGAACGTCCGCGGTAAGAACGACGCATTCTCGGTTCGTTGCCTCAAGGACTAG
- a CDS encoding fibrobacter succinogenes major paralogous domain-containing protein: MLNLFSKQSPWGWRIAAIGSVLFISAMFAACGDEVSKVTEVSQAAGVQVVDAGKALPSCTADNEGVMVYSVDSAATYTCIGTTWTSMKGKDGKDGADGKNGKDGKNGANGAAGAAGSAGADGDDGSSCTVKALKNGNGYKIVCGGDSVGVVLNGQNGAKGDSGVKGDSGATGNNGLSAYEIAKAGGYEGSEEEWIASLKGDTGAKGDSGVAGTSCTAEEVSDGVKITCPDGNSFTLRNGTDGKDGNDGYIDGWILDYRDKHLYRTVTIGDQTWMAENLNYEVETGSYCYNDSAKYCEKYGRLYTWTVAVGKSEDECGYDKTCGLSGKVRGVCPEGWHLPDTTEWNKLFTAVGGDSTAGKKLKSQSGWSWNDDDGTSGNGTDAYGFSAFPAGSNFDAWGDGTSFWSATERNSYVAYGMGLFYETEYAYLVYCDKDVAFSVRCLKD; this comes from the coding sequence ATGTTGAATTTATTTTCCAAACAGTCACCCTGGGGTTGGCGAATCGCCGCGATCGGGTCCGTTTTGTTTATCTCGGCAATGTTTGCCGCCTGTGGCGACGAAGTCTCCAAAGTGACCGAGGTCTCCCAGGCCGCCGGGGTGCAGGTGGTGGATGCAGGCAAAGCCTTGCCCAGCTGCACCGCAGACAACGAGGGTGTGATGGTGTATTCCGTGGATTCTGCTGCGACTTACACTTGTATCGGCACGACTTGGACCTCGATGAAGGGCAAGGACGGAAAAGATGGCGCCGATGGAAAGAATGGAAAAGATGGGAAGAATGGTGCAAATGGAGCGGCTGGCGCAGCCGGTTCGGCTGGGGCTGATGGCGATGACGGTTCCTCCTGCACAGTGAAGGCCCTGAAAAATGGCAACGGCTACAAGATTGTATGCGGCGGCGATTCCGTCGGCGTGGTGCTGAATGGGCAGAACGGCGCCAAGGGCGACTCGGGCGTAAAAGGTGATTCCGGTGCGACGGGCAATAACGGCCTTTCCGCTTATGAAATCGCCAAAGCTGGCGGCTACGAGGGATCCGAAGAAGAATGGATTGCTTCGCTGAAAGGAGACACGGGTGCCAAGGGCGACTCGGGCGTGGCTGGCACCAGTTGCACTGCTGAAGAAGTTTCTGACGGTGTAAAGATTACCTGTCCCGACGGCAATTCGTTCACGCTGCGTAACGGAACTGACGGTAAAGATGGAAACGACGGTTATATAGACGGCTGGATTTTGGATTATCGTGACAAGCATCTATACAGGACAGTGACCATCGGCGATCAGACCTGGATGGCCGAAAACCTGAACTACGAAGTTGAAACAGGTAGCTACTGCTACAATGATAGTGCCAAGTATTGCGAAAAGTACGGTCGTCTCTACACTTGGACTGTTGCAGTTGGCAAGTCCGAAGATGAATGCGGTTACGACAAAACTTGCGGGCTTTCCGGCAAGGTGCGTGGCGTGTGCCCTGAAGGCTGGCACTTGCCTGATACCACGGAATGGAACAAGCTGTTTACCGCAGTGGGCGGGGATAGCACTGCAGGCAAGAAGCTCAAGTCGCAGTCTGGCTGGAGCTGGAATGATGACGATGGTACAAGTGGCAACGGTACGGACGCCTACGGTTTCTCTGCGTTCCCTGCTGGCAGCAACTTCGACGCTTGGGGTGACGGCACTTCCTTCTGGAGTGCCACTGAGCGCAATAGCTACGTCGCCTACGGCATGGGGCTGTTCTACGAAACTGAGTATGCGTACTTGGTCTACTGCGATAAGGACGTCGCATTCTCGGTTCGTTGCCTCAAGGATTAG
- a CDS encoding FISUMP domain-containing protein encodes MSNLFSKQSPWGRRSAAIGSILFVSAMFAACGDEVTEVTKVTQVVGMQMVEEGDALPECTADSEGAMAYSVDSAEAYTCIGGTWTPIKGKDGKDGADGKNGKDGKNGANGAAGAAGLAGADGKDGSSCTVKALKDGNGYKIVCGGDSVGVVLNGEDGQDGAKGDSGAKGDSGATGKDGLSAYEIAKAGGYKGSEEEWIASLKGNTGAKGDTGKAGTSCSAVEVSDGVEITCTDGKSVKLRNGADGKDEFGWMLDSRDRQFYRIVTIGKQIWMAENLNYAPVFSWCGGGSGENEGDCSKYGRIYEWARAIDKPEKCAIGKTCVLSGRVRGLCPEGWHLPDSAEVEELFTAVGGESVAGKMLKAQTGWNRKYGDGDANGTDAYGFSALPAGTMADGHFAHGGYYTEFWTITQYDTYHAYSMGFLGDEDSASLGIFGKDRAISVRCLKD; translated from the coding sequence ATGTCGAATTTATTCTCCAAACAGTCACCCTGGGGCCGGCGGAGCGCCGCGATCGGGTCCATTTTGTTTGTCTCGGCAATGTTTGCCGCCTGTGGTGACGAAGTTACCGAAGTGACCAAGGTAACCCAGGTGGTCGGGATGCAGATGGTGGAAGAAGGCGATGCCTTGCCCGAGTGTACCGCAGACAGCGAAGGGGCGATGGCCTATTCCGTGGATTCTGCGGAGGCTTACACTTGTATCGGCGGGACATGGACCCCGATAAAGGGTAAAGACGGGAAAGATGGCGCCGATGGAAAGAATGGAAAAGATGGGAAGAATGGTGCAAATGGAGCGGCTGGCGCAGCCGGTTTGGCTGGGGCTGATGGCAAAGACGGTTCCTCTTGCACGGTGAAGGCCCTGAAAGACGGCAACGGCTACAAGATTGTGTGCGGCGGCGATTCAGTCGGCGTGGTGCTGAATGGGGAAGACGGGCAGGACGGTGCCAAGGGCGACTCGGGCGCAAAAGGTGATTCCGGTGCGACGGGTAAAGACGGTCTTTCCGCTTACGAAATCGCCAAAGCTGGCGGCTACAAGGGGTCCGAAGAAGAATGGATTGCTTCGCTGAAAGGAAACACGGGCGCCAAGGGAGACACGGGCAAGGCTGGTACCAGTTGCTCTGCCGTAGAAGTCTCTGACGGAGTAGAGATTACCTGTACCGACGGCAAGTCGGTTAAGCTGCGCAACGGAGCCGATGGTAAAGATGAGTTCGGCTGGATGTTGGACTCCCGTGACAGGCAGTTCTACAGGATAGTGACCATCGGCAAACAGATCTGGATGGCGGAGAACCTGAACTACGCCCCTGTGTTTAGCTGGTGTGGTGGCGGAAGCGGTGAGAACGAAGGTGACTGCTCCAAGTACGGTCGTATTTATGAATGGGCGAGAGCGATTGACAAGCCTGAGAAATGCGCCATTGGCAAGACCTGCGTCCTTTCCGGCAGGGTACGAGGTTTGTGTCCTGAAGGATGGCATTTGCCGGATTCTGCGGAAGTTGAAGAGTTGTTTACCGCAGTGGGCGGAGAAAGCGTTGCTGGCAAGATGCTCAAGGCGCAGACTGGCTGGAATCGTAAATACGGCGACGGTGACGCCAACGGTACGGATGCCTATGGTTTCTCTGCGCTCCCTGCTGGCACGATGGCCGACGGCCATTTCGCTCATGGTGGTTACTATACTGAATTTTGGACTATCACTCAGTACGATACCTACCACGCCTACAGCATGGGTTTTTTGGGCGACGAGGATAGTGCGAGCTTGGGTATCTTTGGCAAGGACAGGGCAATCTCTGTCCGTTGCCTCAAGGATTAA
- the thiL gene encoding thiamine-phosphate kinase produces MLSPKAKFPPLGEFRFVESILDKSASMEARPPRYREWLPVGDDAAIFDGWLATKDLSVENVHFRMDWSTPEQAVEKHIVSNVSDISAMGGVPRMALLGVCLNKSWDAPMRSRISAALADGFAKRGIALIGGDTVAGDATVFSTTLLGELSAEKPLLRSAACPGDGVYVTGTLGKSAAGLWLLMNHPEEASRFARLVEYHLCPKIRESAGAELARLGGCNACMDISDGLSSELNHLALSSGVSMEIDLEKLPIDPEVLEMADFFKISALDLALNGGEEYNLLFSFADTKSILLNDNEHLGTVSRIGTVLAGSGVFGLGPEGKRNLLKAQAWSHI; encoded by the coding sequence ATGTTATCCCCAAAAGCAAAATTTCCGCCCCTCGGTGAGTTCCGTTTTGTCGAGTCCATTTTGGACAAATCGGCCTCGATGGAAGCGCGTCCGCCGCGTTACCGGGAGTGGTTGCCGGTCGGGGACGACGCCGCCATTTTTGACGGTTGGCTCGCCACGAAGGACTTGTCGGTAGAAAACGTGCATTTCCGTATGGATTGGTCCACGCCGGAGCAGGCTGTCGAGAAGCATATCGTCTCGAATGTGTCCGATATTTCTGCGATGGGGGGCGTGCCGCGCATGGCCCTGTTGGGAGTTTGTCTGAACAAGTCGTGGGATGCACCGATGCGTTCCCGCATTTCGGCAGCCCTTGCCGATGGCTTCGCGAAGCGCGGTATTGCGCTGATTGGCGGCGATACGGTTGCCGGCGATGCGACAGTATTTTCAACAACGTTGTTAGGGGAGTTGTCCGCTGAAAAGCCTCTTTTGCGGAGTGCCGCATGCCCCGGGGACGGAGTCTACGTGACGGGGACGCTGGGGAAGTCCGCCGCCGGGTTGTGGCTGCTCATGAACCATCCCGAAGAAGCCTCCCGTTTTGCCCGCCTGGTGGAATACCACCTTTGCCCCAAAATCCGGGAATCCGCGGGTGCGGAACTGGCTCGGTTGGGGGGCTGTAATGCCTGCATGGACATCAGCGACGGGCTCTCGTCGGAACTGAACCATTTGGCCCTTTCGTCCGGCGTTTCGATGGAAATCGACCTGGAAAAGCTCCCGATCGACCCGGAAGTTCTCGAAATGGCCGACTTTTTCAAAATTTCGGCGCTGGATTTGGCTCTGAATGGCGGTGAAGAATACAATTTACTGTTTTCTTTTGCAGATACAAAAAGTATATTGTTGAATGATAACGAACACCTGGGGACCGTTTCAAGGATTGGAACGGTCTTGGCCGGTTCCGGGGTTTTTGGCCTCGGGCCGGAAGGGAAGAGGAATTTACTTAAAGCACAGGCTTGGTCCCATATATGA
- a CDS encoding type II/IV secretion system protein, translating into MNSSAKLNLGQLLLRQGILDEDQLAHAMAEHKRTGLMLSKILLRLGMVSEDTLTSILGVQMQSSTKMRIGEMLLKQGYINEEQLNKALEMQKTTGKRLGRTLVDLGFMPEERLIEILSMQFEVPYVRLENFIIDPDAYTFLPEDLCKTYKIVPLFVLKAEDERHMQRVSLTIAMTDPTNMRVINIVKFKVKMEVDIVMASEKDVLKAIERVYSGHGPAEESLAELISESRDEGELETVDRDANNSNEPELSDEEGRAVVKIVTTLIHEAIARHASDIHLEPQETFLKLRYRIDGDLQVMSPIPARLMPQILSRIKLLSKMDIAEKRKPLDGRFTVRYKGAEVDLRVSSFPISLRKRGVCEKIVMRILDPNSGQFPLKDMGFDARVLKQFLDCINAPNGIVLVTGPTGSGKSTTLYASIREILDSTINISTMEDPVELNIDGVNQGQINNAAGFTFAAGIRALLRQDPDVIMIGEMRDQETSSMAIEAALTGHLVFSTLHTNDAAGAFPRLLEMGLEPFLVSTAIKGVLAQRLVRRICKYCKEPVEISDSLREELHLTPDMQFYHGRGCEKCDGSGYKGRCGIYEFLVPNETVRNLIIKRSSGDVIKRAAMKECGMITLRMDGIQKALDGATTLEQAVGASAADDA; encoded by the coding sequence ATGAATAGTAGTGCAAAATTGAATTTAGGGCAGCTTTTGCTGCGTCAGGGAATCCTGGACGAAGACCAGCTCGCCCATGCCATGGCCGAACACAAGCGCACGGGATTGATGTTGAGCAAGATTCTCCTGCGCTTGGGCATGGTCAGCGAAGATACGCTGACAAGCATTCTTGGCGTCCAGATGCAGTCCTCCACCAAGATGCGTATTGGTGAAATGCTGCTCAAGCAGGGCTACATCAACGAGGAACAGCTGAACAAGGCGCTCGAGATGCAGAAGACCACGGGCAAGCGCTTGGGACGCACCCTTGTCGACTTGGGCTTCATGCCCGAAGAACGCCTAATCGAAATCCTGTCGATGCAGTTCGAGGTCCCGTATGTACGGCTCGAGAACTTCATCATCGATCCGGATGCCTATACCTTTCTTCCCGAAGATTTGTGCAAGACTTACAAGATTGTGCCGCTGTTTGTCCTGAAAGCCGAAGACGAACGGCACATGCAGCGCGTTTCGTTGACAATCGCGATGACCGACCCGACGAATATGCGTGTCATCAACATCGTGAAGTTCAAGGTAAAGATGGAAGTGGATATCGTCATGGCCTCCGAAAAGGATGTGCTCAAGGCGATAGAACGAGTGTACTCCGGTCATGGCCCTGCCGAAGAATCCCTTGCCGAACTTATCAGCGAGTCTAGGGATGAAGGTGAACTGGAAACGGTCGACCGCGATGCGAACAACAGCAATGAACCTGAACTGAGCGACGAAGAAGGCCGAGCGGTCGTGAAAATCGTGACGACGTTGATTCACGAAGCTATTGCCCGCCACGCTTCCGATATTCACCTGGAGCCGCAGGAAACGTTCCTCAAGCTCCGTTACCGCATTGACGGTGACTTGCAGGTGATGTCCCCGATTCCGGCACGTTTGATGCCGCAGATTCTTTCGCGTATTAAACTTTTGTCCAAGATGGACATCGCCGAAAAGCGTAAACCCCTTGACGGACGCTTTACCGTGCGTTACAAGGGTGCCGAAGTTGACCTCCGTGTGAGCTCTTTCCCGATTTCTTTGCGCAAGCGCGGCGTTTGCGAAAAAATCGTTATGCGTATTTTGGACCCGAATTCGGGTCAGTTCCCGCTGAAGGACATGGGTTTCGACGCTCGTGTGCTCAAGCAGTTCCTCGATTGTATTAATGCTCCGAACGGTATTGTGCTTGTGACCGGCCCGACGGGTTCCGGTAAGTCTACTACGCTTTACGCCTCCATCCGCGAGATTCTTGATTCGACGATTAACATTTCGACCATGGAAGACCCTGTGGAATTGAACATCGACGGGGTGAACCAGGGGCAAATCAACAATGCGGCGGGGTTCACCTTCGCCGCGGGCATCCGTGCCTTGCTCCGTCAAGACCCGGACGTCATCATGATCGGTGAAATGCGTGACCAGGAGACATCGTCCATGGCTATCGAAGCTGCTTTGACGGGTCACTTGGTCTTCAGTACGTTGCATACAAACGACGCTGCCGGTGCATTCCCTCGTTTGCTCGAAATGGGACTGGAACCCTTCCTTGTGTCGACTGCTATCAAGGGCGTGCTTGCCCAGCGCCTTGTGCGCCGCATTTGCAAGTACTGCAAGGAGCCGGTCGAGATTTCGGATTCCCTGCGCGAAGAACTGCACCTCACTCCAGACATGCAGTTCTACCACGGGCGCGGTTGCGAAAAGTGCGACGGTTCGGGCTACAAGGGTCGTTGCGGTATTTACGAGTTCCTCGTGCCGAACGAGACGGTGCGTAACCTCATCATCAAGCGTTCTTCGGGCGACGTCATCAAGCGTGCCGCCATGAAGGAATGCGGGATGATTACGCTGCGTATGGACGGCATCCAGAAGGCCTTGGACGGCGCAACTACGCTGGAACAGGCTGTTGGCGCATCCGCCGCCGATGATGCTTAG
- a CDS encoding UvrD-helicase domain-containing protein, which produces MAQNVRTVDSSVLDNDLNPEQASAAKKINGPMLILAGAGSGKTRCITYKIAHIVSSYDVSSDSILAVTFTNKAAREMKERIQNLLDDRHLPFKWMGTFHSVCLKLLKLCLGKSFVVQALGGNWYDANFSIYDDDDQRKILKEILKEEMGESYDVSDLKKVHGAISRYKNTILYEHGVATLQTPEVAMANAEFADAERYARYYAEYQKRLRESNAMDFDDLLFNTVLLLQKVPNLAKQLAERFQYVVVDEYQDTNDVQYELLKLLINENKNVTVVGDDDQSIYGWRGANIKIIRNFHRDFAPVTIVKLERNYRSTSNIVQGAGSVIAHNIRPAEMVKKVFSKEEAGDPIRVRHLVDDRSEAGTIADLIAVAGPEYYSKTAVFYRTNAQSRALEKALNDRRIPSVIFGGTRFWDRKEIKDILAYLRLMANEKDDAAYLRIINTPPRSIGKTTVENILGLVRMGSGTFWDVLVSEASSASRAATKLKPFVDLINSWKALIAAGETPLPILVEKIIKDLDYKEFLRKEDELTADERCANLDEMVNAVREFDEEHPGATLDAFLQDISLLTDADKKVDDSKGHVTLMTIHMAKGLEFNTVHIAGCDEEIFPLVRGSLLSAEDSMREQMEEERRLFYVGCTRAEKKLYLYHAERRFYQGTVRPFAPSRFLGELDPTVVEFTPCINEGSPAPRPNMPPAFAHRPTASSGSYGRSFGQSSGFGGSSYGRFSGSYNRPSPVSSSIKKNDKHIVYRNPIKVQKASTSGPQIVYDEYSENPFHAGVKVSHSKYGVGVIMKAYGTGDNARVDVRFARDNVVRTIILKYAALDIVG; this is translated from the coding sequence ATGGCCCAAAATGTAAGGACTGTAGATAGTTCTGTTTTAGATAACGATTTGAATCCGGAACAAGCATCCGCCGCGAAGAAAATTAATGGCCCGATGCTGATTCTTGCTGGTGCCGGTTCGGGAAAGACACGTTGTATTACGTATAAGATTGCCCATATAGTTTCGTCTTACGATGTGTCTTCTGACAGTATTTTGGCGGTGACGTTTACCAACAAGGCCGCCCGTGAAATGAAAGAACGTATTCAAAATCTTTTGGACGATCGTCATTTGCCTTTCAAATGGATGGGAACGTTCCATTCCGTATGCCTTAAACTGCTTAAACTTTGCCTGGGCAAGTCCTTTGTTGTGCAAGCTCTGGGCGGCAACTGGTACGATGCCAATTTCTCCATTTACGACGATGACGACCAGCGGAAGATTCTGAAGGAAATTTTGAAAGAGGAAATGGGCGAGTCCTACGATGTTTCCGACCTCAAGAAAGTCCATGGTGCCATATCGCGTTACAAGAATACCATTTTGTATGAACACGGGGTGGCAACATTGCAGACTCCCGAAGTGGCGATGGCAAATGCCGAGTTTGCCGATGCGGAACGCTATGCGCGTTACTATGCCGAATACCAGAAGCGCCTGCGCGAATCGAATGCGATGGACTTCGACGACTTGTTGTTCAATACGGTTCTATTGCTCCAGAAGGTACCGAATTTGGCGAAACAACTGGCCGAGCGCTTCCAGTATGTGGTGGTCGACGAATACCAGGATACGAACGACGTCCAGTACGAACTTCTGAAATTGCTGATAAACGAAAATAAGAATGTAACCGTGGTGGGCGATGACGACCAAAGCATTTACGGCTGGCGTGGCGCAAACATCAAGATTATCCGTAATTTCCATCGCGACTTTGCTCCGGTGACGATTGTAAAACTGGAACGCAACTACCGCTCGACAAGCAATATTGTCCAAGGTGCTGGTTCCGTAATCGCCCATAATATCCGCCCGGCCGAAATGGTGAAGAAGGTCTTTTCGAAGGAAGAAGCGGGCGACCCGATTCGCGTGCGTCACCTGGTTGACGACCGCTCCGAAGCGGGGACGATTGCAGACCTTATTGCTGTCGCGGGCCCGGAATACTATTCGAAGACTGCTGTTTTCTACCGCACCAACGCCCAATCCCGTGCCTTGGAAAAGGCGCTGAACGATCGTCGTATTCCCTCGGTGATTTTTGGGGGAACGCGCTTCTGGGACCGTAAAGAAATCAAGGACATTCTCGCGTACTTGCGCCTGATGGCGAACGAAAAAGACGATGCCGCTTACCTGAGAATTATCAATACGCCGCCGCGCTCGATTGGCAAGACGACTGTGGAAAACATTCTTGGGCTAGTCCGCATGGGTAGCGGAACGTTCTGGGACGTGCTTGTTTCGGAAGCTTCCAGTGCAAGCCGTGCTGCGACAAAGCTCAAGCCTTTTGTGGACTTGATTAATTCTTGGAAGGCCTTGATTGCGGCGGGGGAGACTCCGTTGCCTATCCTTGTTGAAAAGATTATCAAGGACTTGGATTATAAGGAATTCCTGCGGAAAGAAGACGAGTTGACTGCCGACGAGCGTTGCGCTAACTTGGACGAAATGGTGAACGCCGTCCGCGAATTCGACGAAGAACATCCCGGTGCCACGCTGGATGCCTTCTTGCAAGACATCTCGCTTTTGACTGATGCCGATAAGAAGGTGGACGATTCCAAGGGCCATGTCACGTTGATGACGATTCACATGGCCAAGGGGCTTGAATTTAATACGGTGCATATCGCCGGTTGTGACGAGGAAATTTTCCCGCTGGTTCGAGGATCGCTCCTTTCTGCCGAAGATTCCATGCGCGAGCAGATGGAAGAAGAACGCCGCCTTTTCTACGTGGGTTGTACCCGTGCCGAAAAGAAACTTTATCTGTACCATGCTGAACGGAGATTCTACCAGGGCACGGTTCGTCCGTTTGCTCCGTCAAGGTTCCTTGGGGAACTGGATCCTACAGTTGTGGAATTTACCCCATGTATCAATGAAGGTTCTCCGGCACCGCGCCCGAATATGCCTCCGGCCTTTGCCCACCGCCCCACCGCTTCGTCGGGCAGCTATGGTCGGAGTTTTGGCCAGTCTTCCGGTTTTGGCGGTTCCAGTTATGGTCGTTTTTCGGGCAGTTACAACCGCCCATCGCCTGTATCCTCGTCAATCAAGAAGAACGACAAGCACATTGTCTACCGCAATCCTATCAAGGTCCAGAAGGCGTCGACCTCCGGTCCGCAAATCGTCTACGACGAGTACAGCGAGAATCCGTTCCACGCAGGAGTCAAGGTGAGCCATTCCAAGTATGGGGTCGGTGTCATCATGAAAGCTTACGGCACAGGGGACAATGCCCGCGTAGACGTGCGCTTTGCCCGTGACAACGTCGTGCGAACAATAATCTTGAAGTACGCTGCACTGGATATAGTAGGGTAG